Proteins encoded in a region of the Canis lupus familiaris isolate Mischka breed German Shepherd chromosome 1, alternate assembly UU_Cfam_GSD_1.0, whole genome shotgun sequence genome:
- the TMEM252 gene encoding transmembrane protein 252, producing the protein MRALSLSKEAGEWKRSKGAGMQNRMGLVFCAFALLMGFLMICLGAFFISSGSIFNCRGNLILAYMLLPLGFVILLSGIFWSTYRQASKSKGVFTHVLRRHLSHGALPLATVDRPDFYPPAYEESLDAEKQPCPTEGEVSDIPPPLYTEPGLEFEDAADAHPEAPPSYEESVAGGVPAATPLQDAERQSRGC; encoded by the exons ATGAGAGCATTGTCTCTGAGCAAGGAAGCAGGGGAGTGGAAACGTTCCAAAGGAGCTGGGATGCAAAACAGAATGGGTTTAGTTTTCTGTGCCTTTGCCCTCTTGATGGGCTTCCTGATGATCTGCCTGGGGGCCTTCTTCATTTCCTCAGGATCAATATTCAACTGTCGAGGGAACCTGATCCTGGCCTATATGCTTCTGCCACTGGGGTTTGTGATCCTCCTGAGTGGAATTTTCTGGAGCACCTACCGCCAGGCAAGTAAAAGCAAAGGAGTGTTCACCCATGTGCTCAGAAGACATCTTTCTCATGGGGCACTGCCCCTGGCCACTGTCGACAG GCCAGATTTCTACCCTCCTGCATATGAAGAGAGTCTTGATGCTGAGAAGCAACCCTGTCCTACAGAGGGAGAAGTCTCAGATATTCCTCCACCACTGTACACAGAGCCGGGCCTGGAATTTGAGGACGCAGCTGATGCCCACCCAGAGGCTCCCCCTTCCTATGAGGAGTCTGTAGCAGGTGGGGTGCCGGCAGCCACACCATTACAGGATGCTGAGAGGCAAAGCCGAGGATGCTGA